In Salvelinus sp. IW2-2015 unplaced genomic scaffold, ASM291031v2 Un_scaffold778, whole genome shotgun sequence, the DNA window TTATAGTGATGGTATATCTACTGTTTAGGGTTTCTGCCGGTGGATATTGTGGCTGTACGCTGATCAATAGTCCTGTAGGATCGATCAGTGGTGGACACCACATAGACATAGGTGTGAGTGTGTACCCTATGCCGAGTCTTTAGCCAGTTGTGTCTGTGTTAGCTCTGTCAAGCATGTTTGATTAAAATCctttgtttcattaaatgttgCTGTTAATAGCTGTTACACACacgaccgtgtgtgtgtgtgtgtgtgtgctcgctccCCTGCCTGTCGGACAGGTTGAGTAATGCATtgttcagatttttgcaataGCTGACATGTGACGCAGCTTTCCTCAGTAAAGCCATAGAGACTGGCGAGAAACACGGCTCTAATGGAGTGGAACCTCTGTAGGatggtacacacacgcacacacagtcccTCTGCTATACAGAATGATAGGACAGTTTGCCAAACAGCAGTATGAGGAGAGAGCTCTCTGTAAATATGATCAGGGCCGAGCCTATAGTTACCTGAGACAgaggggggtgaagagagagtgagagtcagAGAGGGAATAGGAGTGTAGGCTGCTATAAGAGGATTCCAGCctgtctgctttctctctcagaaCCCACAgctcagaccacacacacacagctactaaTTAGAGTTAGGCACACTACTGCTGCTGGCAGAGAAACTACTGCAGGGGAAGGGGGGTGCAGATTCTGCAGAATCGGGTGATTGAGCGATGAGGAGAGGAAGTCTGGAGGAAGTAAGAGGTTAGGAAAACAAGGGCATTATTTCCAAAGGAGAGGGAGATCTGCTAGGATTGTGTGTGTACTCGTGTGAGTGAGTATGAGGATAATGTAGACTCTTTTCAGgacattccttcacctcatttgGGCTGCAgcgctctttctttctcgctctctttctctcctctgtttcctctagGGCATGGCACAATTATATGactaccgtgtgtgtgtggtttacccCGTAACACAGGAAAAAGCGGCTCGGGCAGCTCTTTCTTCTTTCCTCCAAGCTCTCCAAAACAGGGTGTTCTGATTGGRCCATTCACTTCCTGGCTTTTGCTCCGGTCTGATAACATGCCAGAGCAGTCCTTGGCTTGCCCTGTCCATTTTTCACTTGATCACTTCCTTGATTCATAAGGAATAAGACTGgtgtaagaaatatggtggaaacttgCTTTGAACACGGCTAGCCCTTGCTTACGCCAACCCATTGTTTTTAAGTGCGTGGGGAGGAGCGCATTCTTtaagagaaaggacagagaattGGGATGCATCATAGTGTGAGTAGGCTTATGTATTGGAAAGAGTTGTCATAGAGAGTGAGTTGTCTAGgaggagtgggtgggtgggtgggtgggtgtgtctgttctgtgtgcgTTGGTATACAGTCTTGCGATAAAAGATCTCCTGCTGACAGCGCAGTAAGTAGTGTGTTGTGTAATAACGTTGATTCAGATTAGCTTGTTCTCCAGTTAGCCAGTGTAAGAGTATGTGATTGGCTGTGCTGTCTGTTAGCTTGTTTCTGATAGGCTGTGTTTATAGGACAAGTTTGATGGTATTGGTACTGTGATTGATAGATGGAGAAGAAACTACTACTGTGGAGCTAGCATCCACCTGGAGTGTGTGTGGCTGGCCTATTGATGTTAAAGGTTGTTTGTTTGGCTGCTACTCGTTTGGGCTTACTGTACCActcggaccacacacacacacaggcacacagagagGATTAGAAGTGTAAACTAGCAGAGGAATGTGTTTAAATAGAGAGGATTATGAGGAGAGGCTGCCTGTTTTAAGCTCTGTGGTAGGAACctagaggtcagtgtgtgtgagacCGTGAATGGAGTCTTTATGATTGCAGTTATAACCGGTTGGCAGGCTCTCTGTTTTGTGAAACATGGAGGTGAATATTAGAATACACACACGCCCACGTTCCTGTTTGGTGTTGGGCAACACTCCACTGTGTCTCCacctaaaatataaatgcaaaatgcaacaatttcaaagatttgtactgagttacagttcataatgaggaaatcagtcaatttaaataaatgtattaaggcctaatctatggatttcacatgactgggaatacagatatgcatctgttgtcatagaaaatgggcctcaggatttcgttACAGTATTTTTGTGCTTTTGAATTTCCGTtggtaaaatgcaattgtgttcattgtcctctCCATAACCATAACCCCAcgaccaccatggggcactctgtttgtttacaacgttgacatcagcaaacggctcgcccacacaacgccattcacatggtctgtggttgtgaggtcggttggacatactgctaaagtgacattggaggcggcttatggtagagaaattaacatgaaattatttgacaacagctctggtggacattcctccagtcaacatgccaattgcacgctcctttaacttgagacatctgtgccattgtgttgtgtgacaaaactgcacattgtaatgatcatgctgtttaatcagcttcttgaaatgctacacctgtcaagtggatggatttatcttggcaaaggggaatgctcactaactgggatgtaaacacatttgtgcacaacatttgagagaaataagctttttgtgtgtatgaaacatttctgtgataatttatttcagctcatgaaacatgggagcagCACTTTACATGCTGCTTTAGCTCGGTGATCCCCCGGTACCATGGTCAACGTTTGGTCATTATGTCTTCTAGTCTAGCAGGCCAGATCTGAGCTCATGGAAACACACTGTAGATGGATGATATTTACATGATTCATCTAGCTCTGTTTATACCATacgaggagcagtgtgtgtgtgtagtctcgtAGAACCAGActaatgtgttgtgtttgtgtgacatCATGTGAATGTAAAGAATCTTAAGAAGTAGTTGAAGAAAGAATAATTCCAATCTGAGCACATGTTCCTGCAtgagagttctctctctctctctctctctctcaccccctctctttttcactctttccctctctttcacacagtGTGTGGACATGGTCCATCTCTTCCCCTTGCACCCACTTCTCacgacacacaaaaacacacaccacacagatgtAGTGCTGTACTTCATTGTCTTGAACAAACATATCAAATCCATGAGGGGAGAGATGGTAGGGATGTAGAAATGGATGGGGGAGTGGGGGCTTAGCACTGTtttcctccctatctctctcacacacacactcttatgtAACTGCGGGAGAGCCTGAAGTAACATTataaggagagagcgagggagagtgcTGTTGATAGTGAGAGAGGTGAGAAACAGCAGAGATTGTGTGAAGCTGTAACTAAGGGAACGTGAGGGAAAgagatggattttgtattgtgtgtctgtcttaGTTTGTGAGTGTACTAACAACAGTCTCTCTTTGCTTCCCAGGTAGAGGTGTGTCCACAGCAGCAGATGAGGGAAGATGTTGGCTATGGACCAAGGAGTGGTGGAGGAGTGGCTGTCAGAGTTtaaggtgtgtgtctgtcagtcaggttttccgttagccggtaagcttttaccccccccccccccccccccccccccccccccccccccccccccccaagcccaTAAGTAAAATTGTCACCAGCTaaaaatcccatagaaaaataatgacttttattcattgatggaaatgcatttgaccGGTCTTATCGGTCtctaggttaatttgcataattttgtggaattaaattggtgcGTGTGTATTTTCGTTGGTCATTACGTGTCTTATTTATCACACGCACAGCAAACGGATACAGAGCCTGTATATGAGCGGAAAATCTGTCATACAGCGCgagagctgctgctacagctgATCACACAGCTCGTTCGTTGTTAATGGGGTAAAGCATCTTTTATAAGCCCAATCATTACACAACAATTGCAAATGCCATCGCGTCTTTAAAACAGTTTTGATGTCCACGATTAAAAATATATCctttttttatttctcaactggtaattgaagcttGCTTCCCATTCGCCATTCAAGTACATAGACAATGATAGGCAGGCTTTAATCCATCACACACCGCTTtacaatgagctggaggcagtatgcattttgtaAACATATTCTTAATTGTTTGAAATCTGAACATTTTAcatcatattatgaggcatgtcttaccttgcttcaaagtagcctagccaaaagtattttataaagacttccatatgccattgaaaccagtagctattggtttcaaatcaactttctttcattgtccagtagctaAACttccatcctagtcatattagcaaccaatGCTAGTTGCATCTTTAGACCTCCCCTTTTTCAACATTTCTAAATTATATTTTCGTCTGTCATATGAAACTGCTGACATGCGGTGTGCTTTTTACCactgttttcccgctaattgcattatggaaagaacatgtgcgtgtagcctactgccttgtgcgcaTCGCTGAgctttataatgtgaagaaataatagttaatcaacatttgaagataaatactctgatctgttgcatcagcctcttTTTAAAGATGTTTtggtgtagcctaggcctactggttgtgtgaATTTGGGGATCTATCGTCCTACAACTGTCCTAGAATCTGttttggaataggctatttctttctcgcacagaacaataagctgaccaatagaataggtcaacttttctactatgggggataggcTAGTGagtttgctgttcgttactcgtcttgttggctgaggaaaagtacatCTTCAAAGTATGCATCAGAATTCGGTAAGAAGGAAGCACACCGTTGCATCctcgagttgcatgttctgttaagatgcattaccataatctaaGTGTGATATCTGTCATTCTgaacaccgtgggtggacgccctagtGGGTTATGCACCCAATGAATATGGGTCCAGAAAATTCAATTCTGCCTGTCCGCTGTCTgacgccacattttcctaacggaaaccctggtgtgtttgtgtatgtgttttagGGGAGAGCCAGTGTCACTGTCTCCTCATCAGTATTTCTGtttgtcagcacacacacacacacacacacacacacacacacacacacacacacacacacacacacacacacaagcgtgaTGTGTGGGTTCTTAGTACAACACATAGTTACCTTTGTTATTTTTCAAGGTGCTCCGGGTACAGAGTGTTGATCTGTGTGATTGTGTACAGACCCTTCCTGACAGTGCAGTGTCCAGCTACGCAGCGTCTCTGAAGGAAAAAGGCTCCCTGATCCCAGCGCTCTACAAAGTCATCAGGGAGAACTACAGTGACGTACgtactacacacacgcacatacaacgTTAATGCATACACGGATACAATCCGTTTCCACTAGCATTGCAACATTCTGCAAAAATGCTCGCCAGGAGCTTCTGGACTTTGCTAAATATCCAGCTAATGAAACATTAACAACCTAGGTATTTAACAGAACTAAgctaaaacttcaaaaagtgaacTCTCCCTCAAACCCTCTCCTCTATATCTGTCTTCTAGTTGTTGGAGCCAGTGTGTCACCAGTTGTTTGAGTTCTATCGTAGCGGAGAGCCACGGCTGCAGCGGTTTGTTCTCCAGTTCCTCCCTGAGCTGCTCTGGTCCCTCCTCCTGGCTCCGTCTGCAGCCAGGGACCCACATACCTCCGGCTGTATAGAGGCACTGCTACTGGGGATATATAATCTGGTGAGATACACACCCACAGTCTAACACACAATTTCAGGAGGGTGTGGGGGGGTTAGCAATTAGggctttttgtctctctctgtcgctcactgtctgtctcagaaTAGCAGAGTAGGTCAGCTGTCATTCAGCATCCTGTCACAGCTATTACTCATCCTGACATTAACAGCTCTGACATCGCCAAACAGGcctttacacacagacacacacagagacagacagacaccactgagacactgctttgctttaataaGGTGTACTCTTTAAAATAGCTTTTATTTCCCTCGCCCACACActgacattctctctctgtctttctctctgtaggAGATTGTAGATAAGGATGGACAGAGTAAAGTCCTTTCTTTCactgtcccctccctctccaaaCCCTCAGTATACCACGAAGTAAGTTCACCTTTCAAGTCAGTCTTTCTCTATGAACATGGTATATGGATGAGTTGGCTAACTATTAAATCCTCCCTAGATGAAAGTTTATAATCCATGACCATCTTTAAATAACTTTTTATAGATCAAGTTAGTAATATGAATAAACCCTTCCCCCAGCCCTCCACCATTGGCTCCCTGGCGTTGACGGAAGGGGCTCTAGCTAATCATGGGCTGCGTAGAGTGGTGTACAGCGggcctcacctacagagagaaacCTTCACGGCTCAGAACAGGTCAGACAGAGTTATGGTTGAATTGGAGCTGGGCTGCAGTGTGATAAATTTGTTTTATGGCAATTTGCCTGAAGTGCTTAAGATCTTGGTTTGTGTTAACGTTGATGAATAAACATCCTGATGCGGAGAACCCATAGCATGCTGAACTCCGGTAGAGAGTAGTCAGTAGAGATGGGTGAGCGGGAAGCGTCTGGAACTGAGAACCTCTTATTGCAGACAGACAGCCTAATGTCTATAATCATTAGACTAGCTACAGATAATAGGCCAGATACCCTACTGACTCTAGGTTAGCGTTTCTAAAcccactctctgtgtgtgtgtgtgtgtgtgtgtgtaggtttgaGGTGCTGACCTTCCTGCTGCTGTGTTACAATGCAGCTCTCAGCTACATGACCTCCTCATCTCTGCAGTCCCTCTGCCAGCTCAGctccaggtaacacacacacacacacacacacacacacacacacacacacacacacacgctcccctGCCAGCATCCGCTTATTTGATCCTCTTAAAGATTTAGCGAGAACTGGGCCAAGATACTACCACTTTCCCTGAGagcctaggacacacacacacacacacacacacacacacacacacacacaccacaccacacacacacaccacacacacacacacacacacagaggtctctgTCTGAGGAGTTGTTAATCTGCTGGCAGTGGTTGAGCATTAGTGTGATGAACACTGAgctaaagagagacagggaggtgaTCAGCTCACTGCAGTTCTACTCTTTGACTTAGAGCAGGTATTCTAAAACTGGGGTACGTTCAATGCCATCGGGGGTATGCCAAATAATCGTTTTTTTTGTCACccgagtagccttgtttcactgacAACAAATTAAactatctagtgttcagcaaaatacaaatacaatgtcaaatacaggtagcctaataattaacatccaatcacattaaccgttacactCTTGCGGGGATTTCATTAACAGCCCGTATGTAGCTAAACGTATCTGCTACttatgttggtatctgtactgatggcgcaaaagccatgacatgaggagtggagtggtaacgcgtgtgtAAGCAGTTGCTTCCGACGCCACTTggatacactgcagcatccactgagaggctcttgctgccaagggaatgcctgacacttgaaatacatgttggacactacagtgaaaatggttaatttTGTTAAAgcaggcccctgaactctcgtgtattttctgcactctgcaatgatatgggcagcgaccatgtaacgcttttacaacacacagaagtgcgctggttatcaaggggcaaagtattgacacatttttttaaattgagagacaagcttaaagttttctttactgaccatcattttcacttgtctgaccgcttgcatgatgacgagtttctcacacgactggcctatctgggtgatgttttttctcgcctgaatgatctgaatctaggataacagcgactctccacaactatattcaatgtgcgggacaaaattgaggctatgattaagaagttggagctcttctctgtctgcattaaccaggacaacacacaggtctttccatcattgtatgattttttttgtgtgcaaatgaactcaagcttacggacaatgtcaaatgtgatatagcgaagcacctgagtgagttgggtgcgcagttactttcccgaaacggatgacacaaacaactggattcgttatccctttcatgccctgcctccagtccacttaccgatatctgaacaagagagcctcattgaaattgcaacaagctgttctgtgaaaattgaatttaatcagaagccactgccagatttctggatagggctgcgcttccgctgttaagacactgatgccattTGCAACCACGTACTCATGTGAGAGTGATTCAAGACCCTCACTAGCatttaaactaaatgcatgcacagactgtgtgtggacaatgatttaagactgagactctctccaatacaacccaacattgcagagttatgtgaatcctttcaagcacacctttctcattaacctgtggtgagttaatcacaattttcgatgaacaaataaggttttatctgtaagatggctaaataaagagcaaaattattgattattgtattattatttgtgccctggtcctataagagctctttgtcacaacccggctcgtgggaagggacaatctcacactcattcttatgtttaataaatgtatcgtatagtgtgtggcaggcttacaatgatggcaaaaaacatttgagagtgcgctgaccctggtgctagagggggtacgcagctggaggttgaatgttcaaaggggtatgggactataaaaagtttgggaaccactgatctagaggAATCTGGCTGCTTGACGAAACACAACAGTATATTATTGATGGCATGGATTTTTCAAATCATACTGGTCTTTTATGAAGATACTCTCAAAGCTTGCCATTTGTGTTCTGGTTGGTGGCTGTATTCTCTGTACTGTGATTGGTTGAATTACGGTATTCTCTGTTGTGTGATTGGTCTACAGGGTGTGTATCTGTGGTTACCCGCGGCAACAGCTAAGGAGGTATAAAGGCATCAGCTCTCGTCTGACCGTCACTTCTGAGTTCCTGGTCCAACTCATCACTGGGATACATTACGCGCtgtgagaaaacacacacacacacacacacacacacacacacacacacacacacacacacacacacacacactatccctaacctctaaccatgaaaccagcctccttcactcacgctgccaaacataccctcgtaaaacggactatctattttgtcatttacaaaatagcccccaacactctactcagcaaactggatgcagtctatcacagtgccatccgttttgtcaccaaagccccatatactacccatcactgcgacctgtatgctctcgttggctggccctcgctacatatttgtcgccagacctactggctccaggtcatctataagtctttgctaggtaaagccctgccttatctcagcttgctggtcaccataacaacacccaccctgccctccagcaggtatatctcactggtcatccccaaagccaacaccccctttggctgcctttccttccagttctctgctgccaatgactggaacgaattgcaaaaatcactgaagttggagactaatatttccctcactaactttaagcatcggctgtcagagcagcttaccgatcactgcagctgcacaaagcccatttgtaaatagcccatccaatctacctacctcatccccatattgtttttattaacttttttgctcttttgcacaccagtatttctacttgcacatcatcatctgcacatctatcaatcca includes these proteins:
- the LOC112068886 gene encoding hyccin isoform X2, whose protein sequence is MLAMDQGVVEEWLSEFKTLPDSAVSSYAASLKEKGSLIPALYKVIRENYSDLLEPVCHQLFEFYRSGEPRLQRFVLQFLPELLWSLLLAPSAARDPHTSGCIEALLLGIYNLEIVDKDGQSKVLSFTVPSLSKPSVYHEPSTIGSLALTEGALANHGLRRVVYSGPHLQRETFTAQNRFEVLTFLLLCYNAALSYMTSSSLQSLCQLSSRVCICGYPRQQLRRYKGISSRLTVTSEFLVQLITGIHYALCNGEMDLGSKALDDVLYRAQLELYPEALLVGNAIKSSQQCAALKSGASKEGARSIQVEITPTSSRISRNAVTSLSIRGHRWKRHESQEVSVDGDPATPGGQGSSIPEISVTMPNGDSLRPRDPRPLTQSEPEPLGSASEVSPTHDPSPRGQEVRRQKSVRRLVDESSGPSSAGRAQY